The Girardinichthys multiradiatus isolate DD_20200921_A chromosome 7, DD_fGirMul_XY1, whole genome shotgun sequence region tagactttattgatcccaaatCAATGCACGTCGTAATACAGTGTTAACAAATTAACTTAGTCCATGTGCAAACATGTTGTATAAAATTCAAAGCTATCGTTTTCTGTGAAATCAGTCAAGCTTTCTTTAGATACAGCTaatcatttataaaaaataatgtacttcctaaatgtgtttgttgtttgattttcttaaGACGAATCTGACACCAATCTTAAACCTACATAGGATGATAAACTGGCCATGTCGATAGGGTTTTATTGGGTTGATTGCTGCTAAATTCTGCCTTAGAAGTTACTTATTCTTCACACATAGATAATGTGTATTCAATTTGCTGTTTTATAGTGTGTTTCTCTATAGTATGATTTGAGCACCTTTTCTGAGTTATGCCTGTTATGACGCCAAGAGTTAAGTAACGAAATTCGGTTATGTGTGAACACATACACTAAAGGATTCGTGATTCTAGTCCCATACAAGAAGCTCATCCACCCTTAGCCAAATACACAAGGGACCTACGTATGTGTTGTTTGGACcagaaaggaagaaaacattttaaatattaaaaatatatatacataaatacatgtGTTTGTTTACAGAGCATCGTGTAAACCTTTATGCATTAAACCAGCTCCTCTTGCAAAATTCTTTGGCATTAAACTTAACCATATCCATCCATGATCCATACCCACTGGTCCTAATTGGGTCACCGGGGGCGGGAGAGGGGGCTTTATTTCCACCGGTCATTGGGCCAtgagtccatcacagggcagacAACcatgatgcacacacacactcacactccaATTAGCCACCCacagccatgtttttggactgtgggaggaccCTGGAGGACAGGGAGAACTATGCAACCTCCTTTAGTGAACATATTGCTGCAGTGTTTGAACGTGGAAAAAGTAGAGAAATACATTAGCCTTTATTGCTAACAGTAGTTAGCTTATCACTGAGCACATTTCCCATAGGTTTTCAAACTTGTAACCAGAACAGGATTAGTTTACTTTCAGGTTTAAATGGGATGCATTGTCTTTTTGGGTCTTGTTAATAGTTAAGTGTTATTCACCCCACAAATATTTAAAGTCAGCATTTCCTCTGAATCCCAATAAAGGCAGCCCAAGTACCACCAGTGGCACTTTTACCACATTTTGAAAGCCAGTTTGTCAGATTCTGGCTTTTTGAAACATCTTCAAGGTGACTTTGTGTTATAAGAAAACAACTCGCTAATGTTGTCTAAGTTTGTCTAAAGGTTGTTTGAGTTTCTACAATTTTGGTTTGAAAATCAGCTAAACCAATTGTTGATTGTGTTCTCTGGTTGGCTCAAAAGTCGTTCAGTTTAAGTGGTTGTaaagaaaaagtatttgacTTTATGACTCAGTTTATTCTGTACAAATCAAGTATTACTATACTGTTTAGGAATATCCATAACATGAATTTTATAGTGTCAGAAGTAGCTGGTGTTGATCAAATATCTCAGGAGAATCTGAATCTTCATAACCAAGCTTTGCTCATCTCCTGATTGCATTTAAAGTTACTGGCCAAAGAACAGATCAATTCGCTGATTGCATAACATAAAAGCACTATTAGAATTTGATGGATTGCCATACTGAGTCTAAGAGAGACATAATAACATATCTTTTTTTGGATAGCTTGGgtgttaaaaaagtttaatttgaaTCAAACATGCAGGACGCCTCAATGAATCCACCCACGCTGTGTTGTACTGGTATATGGCACCCTCTGGAGGTAATAAAATTGCATTCAGCTTGAAAGCATGATGGGAAAATGGTAAGCTCATATTTATTCCTTCTCTATCATCCCTTGTTAAAAAACCATCACACAGGGAGTGTTTTCTCTGCCATGCTGGTGTGTGTTGAGTCAGTGAGGTTACTCACAGCCCCTCACTGGCAGTAAAATGCACCATGCCTACAGGTCAAGGAACCACCGTCTGCTCTGACTCCTCAAACAAACCTGAGGTCTCTGAACTTTGGACACAGATGCCATCAAAGGCGTGCATGAACAACATGAACGCCCCAGAGGAATCTGAGGTCAGCACATTGTGTTTACAAGGCAACTGTTGTGTATGTTACCAGCAAACAAATGAGCAGATATTGCTTGTGGGCTTTTTCATGGAAACAGAAACAGGGCACATCCATGACAAGCACACATTCAGGAGTTGTGGACGGAGGACAAAATGTCTTTTCAAAACTGCAAGGTTTTTAACATCCTACAGGTTTCTTATAAAAGCTCAAAAAATCAAAACTAAGCTATAATTTTGAGGATTACAGTCATTAtccaagaggcggggtacactgTGGACAGGTCACCggtccatcacaaggcaactcaaagacaggacaaacaaccatgcatgcacactcTGAATGAGAAGATGCATCCTAAAATGCTTAACAGAATATATCTTAaagagtttaaatataaattttaaagaaacaaatgtcccatattgtgttgttttggcATTTTGCAAATAACACCTGGGAGCAATCTGCCTTTTTTAGGGTTGAGGTTTGAagcaatttttaaatgaatttttaatttgatttgccACTTTAAAATTGTTCTGGTGCAAAGCTGACAGCCGATGACAACATTCTTTtgttaaaagctaaaaatgcTGCTGGTCTGAAAGACACTTCTTTTTCTGTATCCTCCTATCATTTGTGACCCCTCAAGGGTCTGTTTTCAGTCACTCTCTAGTGTAATTACATAAAAGGCCTTTGGGATCAATATTTATAGAGCAGTCTCTAccagcccttgaggactggagtttgagacccCTTGTCTACATTATGTTAAAAACTGGTTAACACTGATTTTTTCCTCTAAATGTGAAAAGAATCTTTTGATACATTTGGCTCTCTCACTTCTCATCAGAGGTGAGTAGAGTACCCATAAATTGTACTCAGGTAAGATTAGTACTACTTCAAcgtatttttactcaagtaaaagtaaaaagtagcCATTTAAGAAAttactcaagtaagagtaaAAAATATTTGGTAAAAATGCTACTCAAGTACTGAGTAACCGATCATAAaatctgatttaatatttaaaaatgatgaaatcaggcagacaaaaatataacattatGTGCAACTTcctttactttataaaataaaataaaaaacataattaaaatataaatttaagcAGAAGAAACACTTTTCCAATAAATTTTTTCAGCATAAAATCAGTAGAAAATGTAAACCTGTTATTATTATACATGTTATTCACTTGACCTCCAAATGGCTCAGCAAATGGAAAATAACATTAGAACAATGAAGCCTGGGTACAAACAAGTCTCACTTAAACAGGTGGGTAGAGGTAGCCATAAATTATACTCAAGTAAAAAGTACAGTGCATTAAAACTACTCCTAAAagtatattttttacaaaaccttactcaagtaaatgtaactgAGTGACTACAACTATTTACTGCCCACCTCTGTCTGTCATTACCTCCCTCAATTTGAAATACTGTACAAATGTGGATCAATTTAATTAATGTATAAAAGAGACCCATGTGACCACTATTGCAAAGAATGTTTTGATACAGCCATCTcagaaaaccttaaaaaaaatcttatacaTGCCTTCAGTGCATCTAGTTTGCAGAAACTGCTCTTCTCCTTATATACAGAACTGGGCTTAAACAACCATTCCTTCATTACTTGCAGTCATGCTGCAGGATGACTTTTACCAGGTTTCAGAAGACCTGACTGCATAATATAGGTTCAGCAGGTTTACACTGCAGATACCTGAATCCGTCCATTTCTTTActaattattttactattttttctgtactttttaGTACATTCAACTATTTAACCAAACTGGTCAATTTATAATTCCAAAGTGTACCTCGATCATCCAACCAGATGTTCTTTATATGGCCAAAGCTTAAATTTAAATGGATCAGGCTATTGCCATGGCAGCCCTTAGCTTCTGGAGCAACCTACTGGTTGATATTGCCACAGTAGAGTCTATGCAGCTTTCACAGTCCGTTTCCTTTTTTACAAACACTGGATTTTActtataggcaccagcttccccgtgacccactatggaataagcagtagaaaatgactgactggattTTACTTAGTTTTAAGAGATCAAAAGGGGCTAACAACAAATACATCTTTtagatttgtgtttgtaacatttttatttcattttccttccacttcacaatcacaCACTAGTAATGTTGGTCTTTCATTAAATCCAGTGCAGCttctggttgtaacatgacaaaatgtatgaATACTTAGAAGGCCCTGTGTAGATGCTCATGAAATATGTTACACAAGCCATTTGAGCCCCATCTTTTTAGGAGTAGTTACAACCAACcatttttaatctaaatattttgcagATTTTACTTACAAGCTAAAATGGGAACATATTTTTTAGTGGTCCTTCACTCTCCCCTCTTTTCGTCACAGTTTATTTACCCCTCAGTTAAACAGCCCTTTCTGTGCCTTTCCCTTGACAAGACTAAACTAGCCTTTTAGAAACCTCTGCTTCATTTTTCAGAGAAATCTGCATGTCTTACTTGTTAGAATCAGCTTTTTTGACCAAGATTGTGCATGCAAACATGGAATTTGACTTCAGCTTCCATTCGTTTCTTCTAATGGCATTTGCAGAGTTCATTTTGTTTAGCTATTCTTTGGCTTTTATAGACCCAAGCCTATAGATTGCAATTTGGCTTCATCTAGTGGTCGTGTTGGCTcaatgcaaaataaacaaaaaggagGACTGGTAAACTGTGatagcacatttattttttttatacaaatctACAATGCAAAGCTATACATAGAAATCCTATCAAcagaaaaaggatttttaagcTTCACTGACTTTCCCCTAATCCATCAATCAACTTACTTTAACCCATATGCCATACATTCCCTCACAATAAGTTGGCAATCAAAACTACAGCATTGTCAAAACAAAGATGGAAAACTGGTTAACATTATTCTCATTCAAAAGCTTAGCACAAAAGGAAAGTCACGTTTCTTCTAAGTAAACAGTTTCAAACAGCACCTCAAAGAAAACGTGCCAGTTCCCCTCAAGAGTTTGACGTTTCATGACCGACAGAACGCAACAGACTCTAGGGCATTCTTAAGCAAATTCACTACTTCCTGGGCTGCTGGATGCAGAAGGTCCGAGGGCAGTGAGACTTTTCCACGGCGGGGCGCACCTTGCTGTGCCTCACGCTCACCGAGGTCTCTGGAAAGTCATGACTGAGCTGCAAAATATCAGGCAGGAGTTTTATTATCAACAATCATGGAAATCTGGATGCAGTTACAGCTGGATAAAGCAaacttcagaaaaaaagaaaagggaatGTTTGTTTACCTTGTCAAGAGTCCCTGTCAGAAGCAGGCCAACTTGTTGCATCCTGCTGGAGGAGGCAAGAGACCGGCTACAcaggtttgaaataaaaaaaaaccaaaataattacTTAGTTAGGAAACCGTTATAATGTAGTCAGGGTGGTGGTGTGTTTAACTCATTGAGGACTATACCTCAGTTTTTCAGACCTCTTTGTCTCCTTCTCTGGAGTCCCATCCTCCAGGCTTTTCTTGGCCACTCGTTTCCCTCCAGCCTTCACTAATGATAAAAGATAAATTTCCACTATATGCAGTTTTGGATGTCAAACAAGTTATTTCCTGGCAGTTTCAGAGGTTTTCATTTTGATTGTGATTCTGGTTAATTCCAGGCTGAAAACAACATCCTTTATCAGGGGCCAAAAGTGCCACAAGGCACTGGAAAAATATTGACATATAATAATTGATATAAAACTGCAATTCCATTCaattaatatattaatttaaTGTTAGCTAAATACGTTGGTAAAAAATGCGTAAATaactgttaaaatgtattttatttgattagTTGAAAGCTCTGTGCTGTAGCATGTGATTAGAAAGTCAGTGGGCGGGACCAACAGGACTACTGAGAAAGTGATTGGTTTGCAGGAGAGTTTCTCAACAGGTTTACCAATCAGATGTTAGAGTCTATTTGAAGAGCTCAAATGACAGTTTAAGGTACTTCGAGGTGGGCCGTAACAGGAAATATTTATTAACTTGATTTATCTGAGACAAACTAAACtcgattattaattaattaattgacatttaaatatttagacgttttatacattaatatttcattcaaaattaaatatcaTTTAAAGACTTTTGGCATCAGTAGACATGAGAAAAAGAAGTAGGTGGCGTAACTTGAACATGTTCTGTGCAAACTGCGCCTGCAGGAGCAGGGTTGTTACAGTTTTACGCCACAAAACAGGGCCTCCCTTTAAAAGGCAAACCGTCCACAAAAGCAGGCGGATGCTTTTCAGAAACCGTTTTACATGGATGGGCTAATAATGCAACCCAGAACACATGAAAACCAGAAATATATCAAACCACTGGTGAAAAACACGCAGCCAGGCCGTTTTTCTGCATGACTGTTTATCTGGGTCGAGCAGCTCAAGAACAAAAACGctttgtttaaaacataaagcaaaaaaaaaaaaaaaaaagttgatgtGTTTACCTGCTGGTGGGTGCCCAGCTTTGAGCAGAGGAGCCCCTTTCGCTCCAGATCTGGAGAGTTGTTGCACCATTTTGTGGAAAGTTTCCGCAGCGCAGAGAAGATCCGCAGCAAACTGTTCTAAACGCCCACTCGCTTGTTTTTATGCTGAAACGCGGAGGAGCGACCCGCAAAAGCAACAGGAAACCACAGACACGCCCATCGTTTTCAATCTGTCtctcttgttttaaaaacagatgcTGAAACAATTTAAGGAGAAAATGAAACCAGCAGCAACTGTTCTCGTCcaataaaacagtttgttttacttGTAGCTGTTAACTTCGTGTAGTTTTCTAAAAATGCCTTTCCTGTTATCTTAAGGTTTATATTTACctttttctctgtgttcatcTTAGAGACGTTCATCGTCACTGTTTTCTAAAGTCCTTCCAAAATCAAAAGGTCttgcttttttaaatgagtTCATAAAACAAGTAatcttgttttgtttggtttgttcTCCGAGTTTTCCACATGAATACATCTTGAAAAGCACAtttgacatgttttatttagacCTGAAAACTTAAGAAGTAGCCGGGGGCAACGAAGTAGTAAGAAAAGGGCAATTTCACCATTCTTCTGGTGTTTGACCCACATTAAACCAGGTTCAGTTCAAAAACTGCAGCCGTTTAGAAATCTGAATAAAACTAGACCGCATCCACCTTTTTTAGAGAGactgaagaaataaaagctACCAGAccataatttttttcatttggtccACGACTCCTTCCCAGTTGGAGGTGGTAATGCACCATTATGTTGTTTGCCAACTGCCAGTAAAATAAAGAAGGAGGCCTTAAAGTTTCCAATCAACTAGGTGGCGTTAATGCACATTTACGCTGTTGACAACCCTAAAACatataaacagaagaaaaagaagagagaaaacTGCTTCCTATTAGTCATGAACTGAGCAacataaatctggcctttatggaaaagcaCCAAGATGAAAGATGTTGATAAGAAGTCATTTTTGGAGTTTGTCATAAATcttgtaggagacacagcaaacatgtggaagaaaacctgttagaggctgaatCTGTATTGGATTCACCTAAACTTTTCTTTGAAgcaaatattttggtctgtcagatttatattttctaTTCAGAACAAGATTTTGTGTTTGGTCAACCACTATTTCTTGATTTGACCATACAGTATGTTTTGGATCTTTATGCTGCTCAGAGACCCAATGGCAACCCTTCTAAAGGCCACCGTGCTTTGGATAAAATCTCCTAGTATTTTAAGAGTTCATGATGCACTTTAGcaaggcccacagcatcacagtgtTTGTTGCCATAAAGCTCAATCCTAGCCTCACCTTACCAAAGCACACAGCTCCAGTTAAAGGATTTGTTATGGTGGAACAGGAAATGCTTTTTCCGGGCATCCCAAACAACTGGCTAGCATGTAGATTGTAATGGTTgtcatggagacttggtgaaCCCCAAGATGCCACTTTTTGCTGCTCTTCTATAATTGTGAACTGTGGAGATCTATTTCTTCCCTTAACATTTTTAGGGGTTACAACTGTTCCACTGAAAGTTGGATTTTATTACCTTTCCGCCTGAACGAGATTAtatgtctgaaaaaaaaaaatacaagtttttttttagtactatttacacatttttagcAAGGGTGCAAATAAATGTCCTGCACTATACCTGTAACCGTTATTATTCACGAGTGTATTGTGCATTCATAGCATTATAAGCCGTGATGCATAAGGATATATCTTAAACTTAAAACTTGTAGATATTTTCATCAGTAATGCCACCACTCTGAGCGTTACACAGCCTTgcagttttcaaaaataatgatctaaaaaatttttttataatGTCTTTTGCCCAGGGGTAAACAGAGAGTTAGGTTGGGTTTAGAGCAGTTAGAGCATCAGCAGCTTTCCAGATAGTTCGTTTGTTCCTTCCTTCCTGCACCAACATCTGAGCAAACATCAAATGAAACATTTGTTCTTCCAGACTGGGGGGCAACATGGCCCTCAGGTGCTTTAACATGAtctttaaaaaagagaaaatcacacaactgttttaaaaaaaacaaaaatgaccttttattttgttaacatAGTTGTTACGATGccatctttttccacatatctGTCTATTTATATATCTTTAGAACATGGCACGAGTTTTTTAGTCTTTTAACCAGTGCTGATGTGTAAACCAAGtaatgcagattttttttctgtatttacaataaaatcaaagaaaTGTACAAGACTCCATGGCATTACACAGTTTCGACATTAAGTACAGATAAAATTTGATTCTTCTGTACAATCTAACATCATTAGTTAATtagtctttttttcattttatttctttacaaatGGGTTCATGATCCGTTTTGGCTTCGGCACATACATTTCCCCCCCACATCTTGACTCTTACGCGTACCCTCGCTTACATGACTAACACCTTTAACCATGCTCTCACAGTTATGAGTTCCCTAAAGGAAATAAATCTAATATCTACGCACGACATGACACACGCCTTCGCATGGTAGAGTCCTGTATTCTCTCTCGACGTTGCCTCCCCGGCATGATTCCATCTTACTctgttaaatgaaaaataatctttaaaaacaTTCCATGATTTCCTTCTTTGGCACACATCCCGTCTTTCCATCTGCTGCCGCTCCGCTGAACTCTCCCTCCCATCCACTTTAGAACAAACACACTCATAAAGCCAAGTTCATGAAAGAAGTTTCCTGTGTTGCTCCTTGCCTCAGCTGCAGGGTGAAAAAAGAATCGGGCTGGAAAGATGTTCTTGGATTGTAACGCAGACCCATCTCTGGACTTAGACCCAGGAATCAGGAGAACCTGGGTACTGCTCGGCCCTGTAGGAAGGCCTCCGTGTGCTAGCATAATAGTCCACATAATTAGAGGTGGATTTCAGCCCGTGAGGCTGGGAGCTGTAGTCCGCTGTGGGAGGGTAGGTGATGACTTCCTCTAGATACGCGTCGTCGTAGCCGTGAGGATGGTGCAGGTACATCCTGTAGGTGTCGTAGTTCCTTCGGCTCGGCTCTTCTGCGTAATACACAGGCTGCAAGAAGACAGGCAGGGAGGCCAATTAATTCATTGGAAGGATTTTTATGAAGTTGATCTGTTACTTTGTTTGATCCAaagtttttctaaaataaattcactttAAAATCCTTGATTTGTTTAGTAGTTTTCACAATTAGAACCCCATCATTCAGTTAGAACTACTCTATAGTTTCCAGGATCTCCATTAACATCTCCCAGGGCATTCTGATGGTACAGCTTTGGTTTTATTGGacctattttaaaatgattatttttttcttttagttccTATGTAAATTAGTTCACGTCAGAAATGAAAGATCTCTCTTGTGGGGTTCCTCTAGGCTGTATTCTGGGCCCTATTCTTTGCTTACTTTATGTACATAATGTCTGATATTATCTCTATGCTGATGATATCTAGCTGAACTGTTCTTTAATGGTGTCTGAGAGTCATAAATTGTTAAAACTGCTGCTTACATTTAGGAAATATATCTAGATACCATATGGTTAGCTGCCATAAGTGCTCAGATAAATTACTTTGAGAGGAGCCAGCCCAGAGCAGGCCTGATTTGGCATGTGGCCAGAGTAGCCAGCATCACGGCAGTGCGCCTGGCCCACGCCTCTTTATAGGGTAGCCACCATGATATCCCCACAGAAGTTTGTGTTGTGTTACAGGAAGCGCACTGTGTTTCTGATACATCTTCTCAAGGACCTGCAGAAACCATGTTGTGGTCATAGTAGGAAGACATCAAAATGTCctaaaaaggaaatgttatatTTCTGAATAATCCTAAAAAGTAGaagttatttctttttaaatttaaatggattaaaaaagggctgcacggtggcgcagttggtagcactgttgccttgcagcaagaaggtcctgggttcaattcccagccaggggtctttctgcatggagtttgcatgttctccttgtgcatgcatgggttctcactgggtactctggcttcttcccacagtccaaaaacatgcctgttaggttaattggtctctctaaattgcccttagtgtgaatgagtgtgtgcatggttgttagtGTGctgctctgcgatggactggtgatctgtccagggtgtacccctcctcttgcccatagactgctggagataggcaccagcttccccgtgacccactatggaataagtggtagaaaatgactgactgactggattAAAACATCATAGAAGTCAGAACCCTTATGGAAGTGTAACCCATTTCAGACTTTACATCAGCTGTTACCGACTGctttggagttttttttaatatttcttccaATTTAATATACACTTATTCCAACAAGTAAATATACTTTGATATTCAGTTTCATTTGATCTACCAACCTCTCTGTCTTCATTTATATTTGGTAACTTTGAGTATTTTATACATTATTTTACCAAAAGGATAATTTTCCTTCCTCAgagcacactcacacacacaatgcTGGTTAGATAAAAGATCAATACCAAGGACCGCAGAACCGGTAGGGCCAGTAGGGCCAGGGCCCTACCTACTTTTGGTCATcaaagatataaaataattagaaaaagtTACACAAATAAAGTGGAACTCTTCAATAGATAggcttttttaaatacagatcaGACAGCAGCATCATTCTCCAATGAGAGCGATAAATGATTCTATCTAAACATTTATTGGCTGTTTGTGTCATGTGATGTGAACAAAACTTTACCCACACAAACGTTAGCCACCTAGCATTGCTTCTGATCGGTATCAGTTTGATATCCTCGTTAGTgtccatttttattgtttatgatGAAACGTaaaataacagatttttttggCACAATGCTACCAAAAGTGAAGGGAATTTCAGCTTCAGATATTCCACCTGTGGTTTACTGTGCTTTAACCCATGGGGATGCTTCAGCAGATGGATCTGCTGCTCCCCCTTGCTTGTTTGCCATTACAGCAGACATGGAGGATAACCCTGGGTGTGCCGCTGCTGCCTTGGCTGTCCATACTATATTTGCTGGGTGTCATCCAGTGAGCAATTTAATCTACAGCACATGTTAATCTATGTGCCTTTAATAATTTGGTCACTCTGTTCTGTCGACATGATAGCCGCTCCTCCAGAAAAATGTTTGCCACCTTCCAGCCCGACTGTAGAATCCTCCATTGCTCCAGAGCTCCCAGTTTCCacatcttcttcttctacaaGCCAGGCAGAAGTTCACTGCTTCAGCGACTGTTGCCGGGATCTGACAAAGTCTCACCAACCACGCGACCCAGCAAGTCTCTCTGGGACAAGATGGGAACAAGGTGTAACACAGAAAATCCGGTCTGTTCAACCACAGTGGTTTAACGCTGTCAAACGCGGGCAAAAATATTCTGCACTCAGTGTCGCCTTTGGACCATTAAAGGACTGGCTTCGGGATTAAGCAAAACTAATGAAAACGCTTTCTCTGTGCTTGGATTCCAAAACTGGAAAAATGCTGTGTGCTCTTTTCGAAAACATGAAAGCAGCAAATATAGAAAGGCTGTAGTTTATGACAACATGTATTCATCCCAAGAGCAGACTATTTGGTCCCAGCTTGACTCCCAGCTCAAAGTTAAACCAGAGCACAGATGCGACATGCTAGTTAAAGAGATAACTTCCATCATGTATCCCATGGGTCAGGGCATGGCACTAGTTAGTAATAATCCAACAAACAGCAACCTGTACAAGCTGTTGGAATTACGCACACAGGATTGTCCTGAAATGTACCAGTGGTTGGCAGACAGAAACTATATGAGCCATGacataataaatgaactgattaattcagtttctcatTCA contains the following coding sequences:
- the dap1b gene encoding death associated protein 1b isoform X1; this translates as MVQQLSRSGAKGAPLLKAGHPPAVKAGGKRVAKKSLEDGTPEKETKRSEKLSRSLASSSRMQQVGLLLTGTLDKLSHDFPETSVSVRHSKVRPAVEKSHCPRTFCIQQPRK
- the dap1b gene encoding death associated protein 1b isoform X2, giving the protein MVQQLSRSGAKGAPLLKAGHPPAVKAGGKRVAKKSLEDGTPEKETKSRSLASSSRMQQVGLLLTGTLDKLSHDFPETSVSVRHSKVRPAVEKSHCPRTFCIQQPRK